From one Rattus norvegicus strain BN/NHsdMcwi chromosome 7, GRCr8, whole genome shotgun sequence genomic stretch:
- the Zfr2 gene encoding zinc finger RNA-binding protein 2 isoform X4, whose product MKSTVSLALAPTSQPPAPRGGVTVGYSCSQPHPSQGPTSNSRSRGPVPTTASTHQEDGHSCREKATKSRTDSRERPARSLSRPGPSSRSPDSDSVSPDSWGGPVLGPWDPTFTSDALPFLDRLPKPKAGPRPPSMHYCEVCRVSCAGPQTYRDHLEGQKHRKKQAAQRTRTQPSGGPRGSQSLHCGLCAVSCTGADAYAAHMRGARHQKVFKLHTRLGKPIPSEPTPRSVTYTRGSDSTPETSVKHEAHARHSSHTQGRPAPAKGPAASRKGSPELQTVHSWPGDRRPSHCKAEATRGGSGEASGISGDTEPVGTEYVEQVCSEEGKVIRFRCKLCECSFNDRNARDMHLTGRRHRLQYRKKVDPTLPVATRPSGPMQRVLAKRLQRQRQQTQARLEDAQRWNSELRQQEEHSRQPEEPPQPQVEEQLPGSPTWALPAPTTRPGMASPRRQSGRRPESSDDRHVMYKHASIYPTEEELQAIQTAVSHTERALRLVSDTLAEESSQQGTLVSPPPRMLKGVVRVGILAKGLVLRGDHSVQLTLLCSKKPTHSLLQRIKQELPRELSIVAEDKYEVSSDHDANIVISACVEPGVKVTVSATSPLMREDPSVKQELQDSLSDPEDILDRERCLETLAALRHAKWFQARASGLQPCVIVIRVLRDLCRCLPPWGALPAWAMELLVEKVLSSAPRPLSPGDAMRRVLEYVATGALLTDGPGLQDPCEKGPQDALEPMTPQQREDLTASAQHALRLVAFRQIHKVLHMEHLPPRTRFGARKRMREASQTQEGARERKRGRQGTAGLP is encoded by the exons ATGAAGAGCACTGTCAGCCTGGCCCTGGCACCTACCAGCCAGCCGCCTGCACCTAGAGGAGGAGTCACAGTGGGGTACAGCtgctcccagccccaccccagccaGGGCCCCACATCCAACAGCCGGTCCCGGGGTCCTGTGCCTACCACAGCATCCACCCACCAG gAGGATGGTCACAGCTGCCGAGAGAAGGCGACCAAGAGCCGCACAGACTCACGGGAGCGGCCAGCCAGGTCGCTCTCCCGGCCAG GACCAAGCTCCCGCAGCCCCGACTCGGACTCGGTGTCGCCGGACTCGTGGGGTGGCCCGGTCCTAGGACCCTGGGACCCCACCTTTACCAGCGACGCGCTGCCGTTCCTGGACAGGCTGCCGAAGCCCAAGGCGGGCCCCAGGCCGCCCTCCATGCACTACTGCGAAGTTTGCAGGGTCAGCTGCGCGGGGCCGCAG ACCTATCGGGACCACCTGGAAGGGCAGAAGCACCGGAAGAAGCAGGCAGCTCAGAGGACCCGCACGCAGCCCAGTGGAGGTCCTAGAGGATCCCAGAGCCTTCACTGTGGCCTGTGTGCTGTGTCCTGCACGGGGGCGGACGCCTACGCTGCCCACATGAGGGGAGCCAGGCACCAGAAG GTCTTCAAGTTGCACACCAGGCTAGGGAAGCCCATTCCCTCTGAGCCCACACCACGGAGTGTCACCTACACCCGAGGTTCGGACAGCACCCCTGAGACCTCAGTCAAGCATGAAGCTCATGCCCGTCACAGCTCACACACCCAAGGCCGGCCAGCACCAGCCAAGGGACCAGCAGCCTCACGCAAGG GGTCACCTGAGCTACAGACAGTGCACAGCTGGCCTGGAGACAGGCGGCCATCACACTGCAAGGCAGAGGCCACCAGGGGAGGCTCCGGGGAAGCTTCGGGGATCTCGGGAGACACGGAGCCAGTAGGCACAGAGTACGTCGAGCAG GTGTGCAGCGAGGAGGGGAAGGTGATCCGCTTCCGATGCAAGCTCTGCGAATGCAGCTTCAATGATAGGAATGCCAGAGACATGCACCTGACGGGACGCCGGCACCGGCTGCAGTACAGG AAGAAAGTTGACCCTACACTTCCAGTGGCCACCCGGCCCAGTGGCCCCATGCAGAGGGTGCTGGCCAAGCGGCTGCAGAGGCAGCGGCAGCAGACACAGGCACGGCTGGAGGATGCACAGCGCTGGAACTCTGAGCTGAG gcagcaagaagaaCACAGCAGGCAGCCAGAGGAGCCTCCACAGCCCCAGGTGGAGGAGCAGCTGCCCGGGTCACCCACCTGGGCATTGCCAGCTCCCACTACCAGACCAGGGATGGCCAGCCCCCGGCGCCAG TCAGGGCGGCGGCCAGAGAGCAGCGATGACCGTCATGTCATGTATAAACACGCTTCCATCTACCCCACGGAGGAGGAGCTCCAGGCTATCCAGACAGCCGTGTCCCACACAGAGCGAGCCCTCAGACTGGTGTCGGACACGCTGGCCGAGGAGAGCAGCCAGCAAGG TACCCTGGTGTCCCCACCACCGAGGATGCTCAAGGGAGTGGTGCGGGTTGGCATTCTGGCCAAGGGCCTGGTCCTTCGCGGGGACCACAGTGTACAGCTGACCTTGCTGTGCTCCAAGAAGCCTACGCACTCCCTGCTGCAGAGGATCAAGCAGGAGCTGCCCCGAGAGCTGTCT ATAGTGGCAGAGGACAAGTACGAGGTCTCATCTGACCATGACGCCAACATTGTTATCTCGGCCTGTGTGGAGCCTGGGGTGAAGGTCACCGTGTCTGCCACCTCACCTCTGATGCGGGAAGACCCTTCCGTAAAACAAG AACTGCAAGACTCTCTGTCTGACCCAGAGGACATCCTGGACCGGGAGAGGTGCCTCGAGACCCTGGCAGCCCTCCGCCATGCAAAGTGGTTCCAG GCTCGAGCCAGCGGCCTGCAGCCATGTGTGATTGTTATCCGAGTTCTGAGGGATCTGTGCCGCTGCCTGCCCCCCTGGGGGGCCCTGCCGGCCTGG GCCATGGAGCTGCTGGTGGAGAAGGTTCTGAGCAGTGCACCCCGGCCCCTGAGCCCAGGGGATGCCATGCGTCGGGTGCTGGAGTACGTGGCCACGGGCGCGCTCCTGACAG ATGGCCCAGGGCTACAGGACCCTTGTGAGAAAGGACCACAGGATGCCCTGGAGCCCATGACCCCACAGCAGCGAGAAGACCTGACAGCCAGTGCACAG CATGCCCTGCGTCTTGTGGCCTTCCGGCAGATACACAAGGTCCTGCACATGGAACACTTACCTCCACGGACCAGATTCGGGGCCCGGAAGAGGATGAGGGAGGCTAGTCAGACCCAGGAGGGggccagggagaggaagaggggccggcagggcacagcagggctGCCTTGA
- the Zfr2 gene encoding zinc finger RNA binding protein 2, which translates to MAASSSSGLAQGASPSSRMKSTVSLALAPTSQPPAPRGGVTVGYSCSQPHPSQGPTSNSRSRGPVPTTASTHQEDGHSCREKATKSRTDSRERPARSLSRPGPSSRSPDSDSVSPDSWGGPVLGPWDPTFTSDALPFLDRLPKPKAGPRPPSMHYCEVCRVSCAGPQTYRDHLEGQKHRKKQAAQRTRTQPSGGPRGSQSLHCGLCAVSCTGADAYAAHMRGARHQKVFKLHTRLGKPIPSEPTPRSVTYTRGSDSTPETSVKHEAHARHSSHTQGRPAPAKGPAASRKGSPELQTVHSWPGDRRPSHCKAEATRGGSGEASGISGDTEPVGTEYVEQVCSEEGKVIRFRCKLCECSFNDRNARDMHLTGRRHRLQYRKKVDPTLPVATRPSGPMQRVLAKRLQRQRQQTQARLEDAQRWNSELRQQEEHSRQPEEPPQPQVEEQLPGSPTWALPAPTTRPGMASPRRQSGRRPESSDDRHVMYKHASIYPTEEELQAIQTAVSHTERALRLVSDTLAEESSQQGTLVSPPPRMLKGVVRVGILAKGLVLRGDHSVQLTLLCSKKPTHSLLQRIKQELPRELSIVAEDKYEVSSDHDANIVISACVEPGVKVTVSATSPLMREDPSVKQELQDSLSDPEDILDRERCLETLAALRHAKWFQARASGLQPCVIVIRVLRDLCRCLPPWGALPAWAMELLVEKVLSSAPRPLSPGDAMRRVLEYVATGALLTDGPGLQDPCEKGPQDALEPMTPQQREDLTASAQHALRLVAFRQIHKVLHMEHLPPRTRFGARKRMREASQTQEGARERKRGRQGTAGLP; encoded by the exons ATGGCGGCTAGCAGCTCTTCCGGCCTCGCGCAGGGCGCCAGCCCGTCGTCCAG GATGAAGAGCACTGTCAGCCTGGCCCTGGCACCTACCAGCCAGCCGCCTGCACCTAGAGGAGGAGTCACAGTGGGGTACAGCtgctcccagccccaccccagccaGGGCCCCACATCCAACAGCCGGTCCCGGGGTCCTGTGCCTACCACAGCATCCACCCACCAG gAGGATGGTCACAGCTGCCGAGAGAAGGCGACCAAGAGCCGCACAGACTCACGGGAGCGGCCAGCCAGGTCGCTCTCCCGGCCAG GACCAAGCTCCCGCAGCCCCGACTCGGACTCGGTGTCGCCGGACTCGTGGGGTGGCCCGGTCCTAGGACCCTGGGACCCCACCTTTACCAGCGACGCGCTGCCGTTCCTGGACAGGCTGCCGAAGCCCAAGGCGGGCCCCAGGCCGCCCTCCATGCACTACTGCGAAGTTTGCAGGGTCAGCTGCGCGGGGCCGCAG ACCTATCGGGACCACCTGGAAGGGCAGAAGCACCGGAAGAAGCAGGCAGCTCAGAGGACCCGCACGCAGCCCAGTGGAGGTCCTAGAGGATCCCAGAGCCTTCACTGTGGCCTGTGTGCTGTGTCCTGCACGGGGGCGGACGCCTACGCTGCCCACATGAGGGGAGCCAGGCACCAGAAG GTCTTCAAGTTGCACACCAGGCTAGGGAAGCCCATTCCCTCTGAGCCCACACCACGGAGTGTCACCTACACCCGAGGTTCGGACAGCACCCCTGAGACCTCAGTCAAGCATGAAGCTCATGCCCGTCACAGCTCACACACCCAAGGCCGGCCAGCACCAGCCAAGGGACCAGCAGCCTCACGCAAGG GGTCACCTGAGCTACAGACAGTGCACAGCTGGCCTGGAGACAGGCGGCCATCACACTGCAAGGCAGAGGCCACCAGGGGAGGCTCCGGGGAAGCTTCGGGGATCTCGGGAGACACGGAGCCAGTAGGCACAGAGTACGTCGAGCAG GTGTGCAGCGAGGAGGGGAAGGTGATCCGCTTCCGATGCAAGCTCTGCGAATGCAGCTTCAATGATAGGAATGCCAGAGACATGCACCTGACGGGACGCCGGCACCGGCTGCAGTACAGG AAGAAAGTTGACCCTACACTTCCAGTGGCCACCCGGCCCAGTGGCCCCATGCAGAGGGTGCTGGCCAAGCGGCTGCAGAGGCAGCGGCAGCAGACACAGGCACGGCTGGAGGATGCACAGCGCTGGAACTCTGAGCTGAG gcagcaagaagaaCACAGCAGGCAGCCAGAGGAGCCTCCACAGCCCCAGGTGGAGGAGCAGCTGCCCGGGTCACCCACCTGGGCATTGCCAGCTCCCACTACCAGACCAGGGATGGCCAGCCCCCGGCGCCAG TCAGGGCGGCGGCCAGAGAGCAGCGATGACCGTCATGTCATGTATAAACACGCTTCCATCTACCCCACGGAGGAGGAGCTCCAGGCTATCCAGACAGCCGTGTCCCACACAGAGCGAGCCCTCAGACTGGTGTCGGACACGCTGGCCGAGGAGAGCAGCCAGCAAGG TACCCTGGTGTCCCCACCACCGAGGATGCTCAAGGGAGTGGTGCGGGTTGGCATTCTGGCCAAGGGCCTGGTCCTTCGCGGGGACCACAGTGTACAGCTGACCTTGCTGTGCTCCAAGAAGCCTACGCACTCCCTGCTGCAGAGGATCAAGCAGGAGCTGCCCCGAGAGCTGTCT ATAGTGGCAGAGGACAAGTACGAGGTCTCATCTGACCATGACGCCAACATTGTTATCTCGGCCTGTGTGGAGCCTGGGGTGAAGGTCACCGTGTCTGCCACCTCACCTCTGATGCGGGAAGACCCTTCCGTAAAACAAG AACTGCAAGACTCTCTGTCTGACCCAGAGGACATCCTGGACCGGGAGAGGTGCCTCGAGACCCTGGCAGCCCTCCGCCATGCAAAGTGGTTCCAG GCTCGAGCCAGCGGCCTGCAGCCATGTGTGATTGTTATCCGAGTTCTGAGGGATCTGTGCCGCTGCCTGCCCCCCTGGGGGGCCCTGCCGGCCTGG GCCATGGAGCTGCTGGTGGAGAAGGTTCTGAGCAGTGCACCCCGGCCCCTGAGCCCAGGGGATGCCATGCGTCGGGTGCTGGAGTACGTGGCCACGGGCGCGCTCCTGACAG ATGGCCCAGGGCTACAGGACCCTTGTGAGAAAGGACCACAGGATGCCCTGGAGCCCATGACCCCACAGCAGCGAGAAGACCTGACAGCCAGTGCACAG CATGCCCTGCGTCTTGTGGCCTTCCGGCAGATACACAAGGTCCTGCACATGGAACACTTACCTCCACGGACCAGATTCGGGGCCCGGAAGAGGATGAGGGAGGCTAGTCAGACCCAGGAGGGggccagggagaggaagaggggccggcagggcacagcagggctGCCTTGA
- the Zfr2 gene encoding zinc finger RNA-binding protein 2 isoform X2 has protein sequence MAASSSSGLAQGASPSSRMKSTVSLALAPTSQPPAPRGGVTVGYSCSQPHPSQGPTSNSRSRGPVPTTASTHQEDGHSCREKATKSRTDSRERPARSLSRPGPSSRSPDSDSVSPDSWGGPVLGPWDPTFTSDALPFLDRLPKPKAGPRPPSMHYCEVCRVSCAGPQTYRDHLEGQKHRKKQAAQRTRTQPSGGPRGSQSLHCGLCAVSCTGADAYAAHMRGARHQKVFKLHTRLGKPIPSEPTPRSVTYTRGSDSTPETSVKHEAHARHSSHTQGRPAPAKGPAASRKGSPELQTVHSWPGDRRPSHCKAEATRGGSGEASGISGDTEPVGTEYVEQVCSEEGKVIRFRCKLCECSFNDRNARDMHLTGRRHRLQYRKKVDPTLPVATRPSGPMQRVLAKRLQRQRQQTQARLEDAQRWNSELRQQEEHSRQPEEPPQPQVEEQLPGSPTWALPAPTTRPGMASPRRQSGRRPESSDDRHVMYKHASIYPTEEELQAIQTAVSHTERALRLVSDTLAEESSQQGTLVSPPPRMLKGVVRVGILAKGLVLRGDHSVQLTLLCSKKPTHSLLQRIKQELPRELSIVAEDKYEVSSDHDANIVISACVEPGVKVTVSATSPLMREDPSVKQELQDSLSDPEDILDRERCLETLAALRHAKWFQARASGLQPCVIVIRVLRDLCRCLPPWGALPAWAMELLVEKVLSSAPRPLSPGDAMRRVLEYVATGALLTGWGTPQAQIQRHHRGPM, from the exons ATGGCGGCTAGCAGCTCTTCCGGCCTCGCGCAGGGCGCCAGCCCGTCGTCCAG GATGAAGAGCACTGTCAGCCTGGCCCTGGCACCTACCAGCCAGCCGCCTGCACCTAGAGGAGGAGTCACAGTGGGGTACAGCtgctcccagccccaccccagccaGGGCCCCACATCCAACAGCCGGTCCCGGGGTCCTGTGCCTACCACAGCATCCACCCACCAG gAGGATGGTCACAGCTGCCGAGAGAAGGCGACCAAGAGCCGCACAGACTCACGGGAGCGGCCAGCCAGGTCGCTCTCCCGGCCAG GACCAAGCTCCCGCAGCCCCGACTCGGACTCGGTGTCGCCGGACTCGTGGGGTGGCCCGGTCCTAGGACCCTGGGACCCCACCTTTACCAGCGACGCGCTGCCGTTCCTGGACAGGCTGCCGAAGCCCAAGGCGGGCCCCAGGCCGCCCTCCATGCACTACTGCGAAGTTTGCAGGGTCAGCTGCGCGGGGCCGCAG ACCTATCGGGACCACCTGGAAGGGCAGAAGCACCGGAAGAAGCAGGCAGCTCAGAGGACCCGCACGCAGCCCAGTGGAGGTCCTAGAGGATCCCAGAGCCTTCACTGTGGCCTGTGTGCTGTGTCCTGCACGGGGGCGGACGCCTACGCTGCCCACATGAGGGGAGCCAGGCACCAGAAG GTCTTCAAGTTGCACACCAGGCTAGGGAAGCCCATTCCCTCTGAGCCCACACCACGGAGTGTCACCTACACCCGAGGTTCGGACAGCACCCCTGAGACCTCAGTCAAGCATGAAGCTCATGCCCGTCACAGCTCACACACCCAAGGCCGGCCAGCACCAGCCAAGGGACCAGCAGCCTCACGCAAGG GGTCACCTGAGCTACAGACAGTGCACAGCTGGCCTGGAGACAGGCGGCCATCACACTGCAAGGCAGAGGCCACCAGGGGAGGCTCCGGGGAAGCTTCGGGGATCTCGGGAGACACGGAGCCAGTAGGCACAGAGTACGTCGAGCAG GTGTGCAGCGAGGAGGGGAAGGTGATCCGCTTCCGATGCAAGCTCTGCGAATGCAGCTTCAATGATAGGAATGCCAGAGACATGCACCTGACGGGACGCCGGCACCGGCTGCAGTACAGG AAGAAAGTTGACCCTACACTTCCAGTGGCCACCCGGCCCAGTGGCCCCATGCAGAGGGTGCTGGCCAAGCGGCTGCAGAGGCAGCGGCAGCAGACACAGGCACGGCTGGAGGATGCACAGCGCTGGAACTCTGAGCTGAG gcagcaagaagaaCACAGCAGGCAGCCAGAGGAGCCTCCACAGCCCCAGGTGGAGGAGCAGCTGCCCGGGTCACCCACCTGGGCATTGCCAGCTCCCACTACCAGACCAGGGATGGCCAGCCCCCGGCGCCAG TCAGGGCGGCGGCCAGAGAGCAGCGATGACCGTCATGTCATGTATAAACACGCTTCCATCTACCCCACGGAGGAGGAGCTCCAGGCTATCCAGACAGCCGTGTCCCACACAGAGCGAGCCCTCAGACTGGTGTCGGACACGCTGGCCGAGGAGAGCAGCCAGCAAGG TACCCTGGTGTCCCCACCACCGAGGATGCTCAAGGGAGTGGTGCGGGTTGGCATTCTGGCCAAGGGCCTGGTCCTTCGCGGGGACCACAGTGTACAGCTGACCTTGCTGTGCTCCAAGAAGCCTACGCACTCCCTGCTGCAGAGGATCAAGCAGGAGCTGCCCCGAGAGCTGTCT ATAGTGGCAGAGGACAAGTACGAGGTCTCATCTGACCATGACGCCAACATTGTTATCTCGGCCTGTGTGGAGCCTGGGGTGAAGGTCACCGTGTCTGCCACCTCACCTCTGATGCGGGAAGACCCTTCCGTAAAACAAG AACTGCAAGACTCTCTGTCTGACCCAGAGGACATCCTGGACCGGGAGAGGTGCCTCGAGACCCTGGCAGCCCTCCGCCATGCAAAGTGGTTCCAG GCTCGAGCCAGCGGCCTGCAGCCATGTGTGATTGTTATCCGAGTTCTGAGGGATCTGTGCCGCTGCCTGCCCCCCTGGGGGGCCCTGCCGGCCTGG GCCATGGAGCTGCTGGTGGAGAAGGTTCTGAGCAGTGCACCCCGGCCCCTGAGCCCAGGGGATGCCATGCGTCGGGTGCTGGAGTACGTGGCCACGGGCGCGCTCCTGACAG GCTGGGGCACACCACAGGCACAGATACAGAGGCACCACAGAGGACCCATGTAA